A genomic segment from Nitratiruptor sp. YY08-10 encodes:
- the gyrB gene encoding DNA topoisomerase (ATP-hydrolyzing) subunit B gives MEKQQYGAEKIKVLKGLEAVRKRPGMYIGDTSVKGLHHLIYEVVDNAIDEAMAGYCNKIDITLTKEGSARISDNGRGIPVDIHPTEKIPAATVVLTVLHAGGKFGGDSAYKVSGGLHGVGVSVVNALSKKLIMTIKRDGKIWRQEFERGVPITDLVAIGETRQTGTTIEFWPDEEIFETTEFKFDILSRRFKELAYLNPNITITFKDERVNTKEVYHFEGGLRQFVEDLNTKEALTKTIYFHDKVDDVEVDIALLYNSGFDEKVFSFVNNIRTPEGGTHESGFRAGLTRAISNYIAQNANAKEKNVKITGEDVREGLVAVISVKVPEPQFEGQTKGKLGSSYVRPITQKLTYEKLTKYFEENPLDAKAIMNKALAAARGREAAKKARELVRRKDSMSVGTLPGKLADCQSKDPTISELFLVEGDSAGGSAKQGRDRVFQAILPLKGKILNVEKARLDKILKSEEIKNIITALGCGIGEEFDENKLRYHKIIIMTDADVDGSHIQTLLLTFFFRFLYPIVEKGYLYMAQPPLYRYKKGKKEVYLKDDTELNQFLIENGVDVLLSEVNIGRYDLIDFLKLVAHYRMVLKDLEKRYSLIEVVRYLIENRDLAALDNSELYQKIETFLEQKNYNILNKHVDEEKIHLYVQTEDGLEEIVIDDELFTNPYFVEGVYIFEKIEDRVPEELKEKDLMEILEKVERNAKKGAYIQRYKGLGEMNPEQLWETTMDPENRRLLRVTVENAEHASDVFSLFMGDEVEPRKKYIEEHAKDVKHLDV, from the coding sequence GACCTGGTATGTATATTGGAGATACCAGTGTCAAGGGACTTCACCATCTTATTTACGAAGTGGTAGACAACGCCATTGATGAAGCGATGGCGGGATACTGCAACAAAATCGACATTACTTTGACCAAAGAGGGAAGTGCCCGTATTAGCGACAACGGACGGGGCATCCCGGTTGATATCCATCCAACAGAAAAGATTCCAGCCGCTACTGTTGTTTTGACCGTTTTGCATGCCGGTGGGAAATTTGGAGGCGACAGTGCCTACAAAGTAAGCGGCGGTTTGCACGGTGTGGGTGTCAGTGTTGTGAACGCTTTATCGAAAAAGCTTATTATGACCATCAAACGAGATGGGAAGATATGGCGTCAAGAGTTTGAAAGAGGTGTTCCAATTACCGATCTGGTAGCTATCGGTGAAACGAGACAGACAGGGACAACCATCGAGTTTTGGCCAGATGAGGAGATTTTTGAAACAACTGAGTTCAAATTTGACATTCTTTCCAGACGATTTAAAGAGCTTGCCTATCTCAATCCAAATATCACTATCACTTTCAAAGATGAAAGAGTCAATACAAAAGAGGTATACCATTTTGAAGGCGGTTTGAGGCAGTTTGTCGAAGATCTCAATACAAAAGAGGCACTGACAAAAACCATCTATTTTCACGACAAAGTGGATGATGTAGAGGTGGATATCGCTCTATTGTACAATAGTGGATTTGACGAAAAAGTTTTTAGTTTTGTCAACAACATCCGAACTCCCGAAGGCGGAACCCATGAGAGCGGTTTTCGGGCGGGTCTTACCAGAGCCATTTCCAACTATATCGCACAAAATGCTAATGCAAAAGAGAAAAATGTCAAAATTACCGGTGAAGATGTACGAGAGGGTCTGGTAGCCGTCATTTCAGTCAAAGTTCCTGAGCCGCAGTTTGAAGGACAGACAAAAGGAAAACTCGGTTCTTCCTATGTACGGCCTATTACACAAAAACTCACCTATGAAAAACTGACCAAATATTTTGAGGAAAATCCTCTCGATGCCAAAGCCATCATGAACAAAGCGTTGGCGGCTGCAAGAGGAAGAGAAGCTGCCAAAAAAGCCAGAGAGCTGGTTCGTAGAAAAGATAGTATGAGTGTGGGGACACTGCCAGGAAAACTGGCAGATTGCCAAAGTAAAGATCCAACTATAAGTGAACTCTTTTTGGTTGAGGGTGACAGTGCGGGAGGAAGTGCAAAACAGGGGCGAGACCGCGTTTTCCAAGCTATTTTGCCTCTAAAGGGAAAGATCTTAAATGTGGAAAAAGCGAGGCTTGACAAGATATTAAAATCTGAAGAGATCAAAAATATCATCACAGCTCTTGGATGTGGTATCGGAGAAGAGTTTGACGAAAATAAACTGAGATACCACAAGATCATTATTATGACTGATGCCGATGTCGATGGAAGCCATATCCAAACACTGCTTCTTACATTCTTTTTTAGGTTTTTGTACCCTATTGTAGAAAAAGGGTATCTCTATATGGCCCAGCCTCCGTTGTATCGATATAAAAAGGGTAAAAAAGAGGTCTATCTCAAGGATGATACGGAGCTCAATCAGTTTTTGATCGAAAACGGTGTCGATGTCTTACTCAGTGAAGTAAACATCGGAAGGTATGATCTTATAGACTTTTTAAAACTGGTAGCGCACTATAGAATGGTACTCAAAGACTTAGAAAAACGCTACTCTTTGATCGAAGTGGTTCGTTACCTCATCGAAAATCGAGATTTGGCAGCATTGGATAACAGTGAACTTTATCAAAAAATTGAAACGTTTTTAGAACAAAAAAACTATAACATACTCAATAAGCATGTTGATGAAGAAAAGATTCATCTGTATGTGCAAACAGAAGATGGACTTGAAGAGATTGTTATCGATGATGAACTCTTTACAAATCCCTATTTTGTAGAGGGTGTCTATATTTTTGAAAAAATCGAAGATAGAGTTCCTGAAGAGCTGAAAGAGAAAGATTTGATGGAGATTTTGGAAAAAGTTGAAAGAAATGCCAAAAAGGGAGCCTATATTCAGCGCTATAAAGGTCTTGGAGAGATGAATCCAGAACAGCTTTGGGAAACGACGATGGATCCTGAGAATAGAAGGCTTCTTCGAGTTACTGTAGAGAATGCAGAGCATGCCAGTGACGTTTTTAGTCTCTTTATGGGTGATGAGGTGGAGCCAAGAAAAAAATATATCGAAGAGCACGCAAAAGACGTGAAGCATCTGGATGTATAA
- a CDS encoding GGDEF domain-containing protein — protein MYAQKEDRKKKLLFSIRVAFPILFLFGLLFFVVVFEKRSVWYDLFIIFLGTIAAVYYIFLMLFSQIREKIVDDISQTFNRNYIKKLVEKSDEKSYIVLISIDNIKEINERYGIENGDTILRKFAYLLDSFFSKYYKEIPIGRIKAGDFLLVVPNSENIETNVKEFLDSCDNMFLDNIQIKLLGSYIQKDHLTFKQIVDGLYEDIYYCQNNCIGEKRERHLKKRKDILKLEQQIKRAIDQKKLELLFQPAFNCHTKRYDLIQTIIKLKDENGSIIHPSQFYPIINRLGLENRFDLVLTEKLLETISNDSPSQHLFFCFPISPFSLRNKRFAFEFFKLFERLQQKSTCEFVIQFHETSLYKDTYFSKKIVQWYKKRNFFLAFNHFGTSGTSMEYLQNIAIDFVFFDKMYTKKLDEQRHRTILTYWIDMLHVLDVQTVLPFIDKKEIAQKVELLGVDYIQGYAVAPLMEYKILKEFIGEKHAIW, from the coding sequence GTGTATGCACAAAAAGAGGATAGAAAGAAAAAGCTTCTCTTTTCTATTCGTGTAGCATTCCCTATCCTCTTTCTTTTTGGACTTCTTTTTTTTGTTGTTGTTTTTGAAAAACGTTCTGTATGGTACGATCTTTTCATCATCTTTTTGGGGACCATAGCAGCTGTCTACTATATCTTTTTAATGCTTTTTTCCCAAATCAGAGAAAAAATAGTTGATGATATCTCTCAGACTTTTAACAGAAACTATATAAAAAAACTTGTTGAAAAGAGTGATGAAAAGAGCTATATCGTTTTGATTTCTATTGATAATATCAAAGAGATCAACGAGCGGTATGGGATCGAGAACGGAGATACAATTCTTCGCAAATTTGCGTATCTTTTAGATTCGTTTTTTTCCAAATATTACAAAGAGATACCGATAGGACGTATCAAAGCCGGCGATTTTTTACTGGTTGTACCAAACAGCGAGAATATTGAAACCAATGTAAAAGAGTTTCTGGACTCTTGTGATAATATGTTTTTAGACAATATTCAAATCAAACTCCTTGGAAGTTATATACAAAAAGACCACCTCACTTTTAAACAGATTGTAGATGGACTATATGAGGATATCTACTATTGTCAAAACAACTGTATCGGAGAAAAGAGAGAGCGACACTTAAAAAAGAGAAAAGATATTTTAAAACTTGAGCAGCAGATCAAAAGAGCAATTGATCAAAAAAAGTTGGAACTGCTTTTTCAACCGGCATTCAATTGTCATACAAAACGGTATGATCTTATACAAACGATCATAAAACTCAAAGATGAAAACGGATCCATTATCCATCCAAGCCAATTTTATCCCATCATCAACAGGCTTGGCCTTGAAAATCGGTTTGATCTTGTACTTACAGAAAAGTTGCTAGAAACAATTTCCAATGATTCCCCTTCGCAACATCTCTTTTTTTGTTTTCCTATCTCACCTTTTTCTCTTCGTAACAAGCGATTTGCTTTCGAGTTTTTCAAGCTTTTTGAAAGATTGCAACAAAAGAGTACCTGTGAGTTTGTTATCCAATTTCATGAAACATCTTTGTATAAAGATACCTATTTTTCCAAAAAGATTGTTCAATGGTATAAAAAGAGAAATTTTTTCCTCGCTTTCAATCATTTCGGTACTTCGGGAACTTCTATGGAATACCTTCAAAACATAGCAATAGATTTTGTTTTTTTTGATAAGATGTATACAAAAAAACTAGATGAACAAAGGCATCGAACAATTCTTACATATTGGATCGATATGTTGCATGTGCTTGATGTACAAACTGTTTTGCCGTTTATTGATAAAAAAGAGATTGCTCAAAAAGTTGAACTTCTCGGAGTAGACTATATTCAAGGATATGCAGTCGCTCCATTGATGGAATATAAAATATTGAAAGAGTTTATAGGAGAAAAACATGCGATATGGTGA
- the queF gene encoding preQ(1) synthase, with translation MRYGEKEIKEFDPQKDLEVWPNKHDKPYRIKITLPEFSCLCPRSGYPDYATMHLEYIPDGYVVELKALKLYINSFRDRYISHEDSTNEIFDTLYNKLKPKYMRLVADFNPRGNVHTIIEIDSEEIEKVKNG, from the coding sequence ATGCGATATGGTGAGAAAGAGATAAAAGAGTTTGATCCTCAAAAAGATTTGGAAGTATGGCCCAATAAACATGATAAACCGTATAGGATAAAAATTACGCTGCCAGAATTTAGCTGTCTTTGTCCAAGAAGCGGGTATCCTGATTATGCCACGATGCATCTGGAATATATTCCGGACGGATATGTGGTAGAGCTTAAAGCTCTCAAGCTCTATATCAACTCTTTTCGGGATCGCTATATCTCCCATGAAGATAGCACAAACGAGATTTTCGATACTCTCTATAATAAACTGAAGCCAAAATATATGCGTCTTGTAGCCGATTTCAATCCAAGGGGCAATGTCCATACTATCATTGAAATCGACAGTGAAGAGATTGAGAAGGTCAAAAATGGTTGA
- a CDS encoding FAD-dependent oxidoreductase — protein sequence MVDILVIGSGGAGLSAALMAKELGKEVLVVTKNLPTQAQTSMAQGGINAALRAPDSVESHIEDTLSSSEGLADPNVVEYVCIEASKIIHWLDSIGMPFDRDGTAIAQRKLGGARYPRACYAQDYTGLKIVHTLYDNALKAGISFLHEHFLLNIIEEDGVCKGATFLDIKTSRVKQILAKSVILATGGYAKIYENFSTNGVGSYGEGVAAAMRAGAKLSDLEFIQFHPTALKKSSILISEAARGAGGKLINQHGERFTDELTTRDKLSRAIYEEIEKGNEVFLDIRHLGEEFIEKNLPQERKLAIIYEGVDPVKEPIPIKPAAHYTMGGIDVDGNLQTSIKNLFAVGECSNAKLHGANRLGGNSLLEIIVLGRLAGKNAASVQNNVEEKEYERTKIDQNFIQAVFALPNQIDFFERQEMLSKIMYHNCGIVREELPLKGVLSVIRQHQRELAFMGIKDKSPLYNTELIRFLEYGNIVELSEAVLVGAIQRCESRGAHYRKDYPNRDDGKFLAHTIIWKEDGVLCADFQKIPKEFK from the coding sequence ATGGTTGATATTTTGGTAATAGGCAGTGGTGGAGCTGGTCTTAGTGCTGCTCTAATGGCAAAAGAGCTTGGAAAAGAGGTATTGGTTGTAACCAAAAATCTTCCAACTCAGGCACAGACATCCATGGCCCAAGGAGGGATTAACGCAGCTTTACGTGCGCCAGATTCCGTTGAATCGCACATTGAAGATACCCTTTCTTCTTCCGAGGGACTAGCCGATCCAAATGTGGTGGAGTATGTATGCATTGAAGCTTCTAAAATTATTCATTGGCTCGATTCTATAGGAATGCCTTTTGATAGAGATGGTACAGCAATAGCACAGCGAAAACTTGGTGGCGCCCGGTATCCACGAGCGTGCTATGCACAAGATTATACTGGCCTCAAGATTGTACATACACTTTATGACAATGCATTGAAAGCTGGTATTTCATTTTTACATGAACACTTTTTGCTCAATATCATTGAAGAGGATGGTGTCTGTAAGGGTGCCACTTTTTTGGATATTAAAACCTCCCGGGTAAAACAGATTTTGGCAAAATCGGTTATTTTGGCAACTGGTGGATATGCCAAGATTTATGAAAACTTTAGCACGAACGGCGTTGGATCCTATGGCGAGGGTGTAGCGGCTGCGATGCGAGCTGGTGCAAAACTGAGTGATCTTGAATTTATTCAGTTTCATCCCACTGCCTTGAAAAAAAGCTCCATTTTAATCAGTGAAGCTGCACGTGGTGCTGGAGGAAAACTGATTAACCAACATGGCGAGCGTTTTACTGATGAACTGACCACAAGAGACAAACTTTCCCGTGCTATCTATGAAGAGATCGAAAAAGGAAATGAGGTTTTTTTGGATATTCGTCATTTGGGAGAAGAGTTTATTGAAAAAAATCTTCCTCAAGAAAGAAAGTTGGCTATCATTTATGAAGGTGTTGATCCTGTTAAAGAGCCAATCCCTATCAAACCGGCTGCACACTATACAATGGGTGGAATTGATGTGGATGGAAATCTTCAAACATCGATTAAAAATCTTTTTGCTGTTGGAGAATGCAGTAATGCAAAACTCCATGGAGCCAATAGACTTGGCGGAAACTCGTTACTGGAGATTATTGTTCTTGGCCGATTGGCAGGAAAAAATGCTGCATCGGTGCAAAACAACGTAGAGGAAAAAGAGTATGAACGGACAAAAATTGATCAAAACTTTATACAAGCAGTTTTTGCTCTTCCAAACCAGATAGATTTTTTTGAACGCCAGGAGATGCTCAGTAAGATCATGTATCATAATTGTGGGATAGTGAGGGAAGAGTTGCCTTTAAAGGGAGTTTTATCTGTCATTCGTCAGCATCAAAGAGAGCTTGCCTTTATGGGCATCAAAGATAAAAGCCCGCTTTACAACACAGAACTTATTCGATTTTTGGAGTATGGAAATATTGTGGAACTCAGCGAAGCTGTTTTGGTCGGAGCCATCCAAAGATGTGAGAGTCGAGGCGCCCATTATCGAAAAGATTATCCAAATAGAGATGATGGGAAGTTTTTGGCCCATACAATTATTTGGAAAGAAGATGGCGTTTTATGTGCCGATTTTCAAAAGATCCCAAAAGAGTTTAAGTAA
- a CDS encoding APC family permease: protein MERKMGEPSLKRAVTLPYLIFYGAGNIIGAGIYVLIGKIAQISGYYAPFSFILACFAVLFTALCYAELAARYPYASAEAYYLERAFSLPKISTVVGFIIIITGILSSSAIISGFYGYLKPLHDIGEFTTEFLILLFLTGIAIWGIKESVMLTTLFTLIEIFGLLLIIFYGFVSIDIENIDFKRYIPPLDFDVWIHIALGSFLAFYAFIGFEDIVKLSEEAVDVQKTIPRAIIITLILVTLLYILVAFISVTTLDPQSLGESDAPLDEVFKKLTGDKYHILSIIALFAIVNGVLVQIIMVSRMLYGLAKQKALPRFLATIHPYTRTPIYATIITGLLILLFAYFIDLVKLAELTSYGIFIVFILINITLIKIKKKEPNFSGFQISLFIPYIAIFINATLLLLKLFWDLLKIGT from the coding sequence ATGGAGAGAAAAATGGGCGAACCTTCTTTAAAACGTGCAGTTACACTTCCTTATCTCATCTTTTATGGGGCTGGGAACATTATAGGTGCCGGAATATATGTTCTTATTGGTAAAATTGCCCAAATCAGTGGCTATTATGCACCTTTTTCATTTATACTTGCTTGTTTTGCAGTTCTATTTACGGCACTTTGCTACGCAGAACTTGCGGCCCGTTATCCTTATGCATCCGCAGAAGCGTATTATCTGGAGCGGGCATTTTCTTTACCAAAAATTTCCACTGTTGTGGGTTTCATTATCATCATAACAGGCATTCTTTCCTCTTCTGCCATAATCAGTGGATTTTATGGGTATCTTAAACCGTTACACGATATTGGAGAATTTACAACAGAATTTTTGATACTACTTTTTTTAACTGGCATTGCGATATGGGGTATCAAAGAGTCTGTAATGTTGACTACACTTTTTACCCTTATCGAAATTTTTGGTCTTTTATTGATTATTTTTTACGGTTTTGTATCGATAGATATAGAAAACATAGATTTTAAGCGCTACATTCCGCCTCTAGATTTTGATGTTTGGATTCATATTGCACTAGGAAGTTTTTTAGCATTTTATGCATTTATCGGTTTTGAGGATATTGTCAAACTCTCTGAAGAGGCGGTAGATGTCCAAAAAACTATACCAAGAGCGATTATTATTACTCTTATTCTTGTAACACTCCTCTATATTCTTGTCGCTTTTATAAGTGTTACCACATTGGATCCCCAATCTCTTGGAGAAAGTGATGCTCCATTGGATGAAGTATTCAAAAAACTTACGGGAGATAAATATCACATTCTAAGTATTATTGCACTCTTTGCTATTGTGAATGGAGTACTTGTACAGATCATTATGGTCTCAAGAATGCTCTACGGATTAGCAAAACAAAAAGCATTGCCAAGGTTTCTAGCAACTATACATCCATATACACGTACACCTATATACGCAACGATCATCACAGGACTACTCATACTTCTTTTTGCCTATTTTATAGATCTTGTAAAACTTGCAGAGCTTACCAGCTATGGCATCTTTATCGTTTTTATACTTATTAACATAACACTCATTAAAATCAAGAAAAAAGAGCCAAACTTTTCTGGATTTCAAATTTCTCTATTTATACCTTATATTGCTATTTTTATTAATGCAACACTACTGTTACTTAAACTCTTTTGGGATCTTTTGAAAATCGGCACATAA
- a CDS encoding succinate dehydrogenase/fumarate reductase iron-sulfur subunit has protein sequence MKIKVQRYHPQFEPPSIDMEYEIPKDLTLLESLEYIKKEKDRTLTFSCMCRSGVCGSCAVRVNGKEVLACEYKPNDGDFVEPLKNSDVIRDLVTDMEKPLKRLISAKAYPLAMQQKEIDEREIEKIERQSDCILCQSCYSSCPVYETNDSFLGPFALTRAYRYVVDAREEAKKEHIDAVVQNGIWDCTLCGNCTIVCPQGIDPKNDILMLQSWAAKFGYTNPTMGSFGSFGLEF, from the coding sequence ATGAAGATAAAGGTACAAAGATATCATCCACAATTCGAGCCACCATCAATCGATATGGAGTATGAAATTCCAAAAGATTTGACACTTCTGGAGAGTTTGGAATACATAAAAAAAGAGAAAGACAGAACGCTTACGTTTTCTTGTATGTGTCGAAGCGGAGTGTGTGGCAGTTGTGCAGTACGAGTGAACGGGAAAGAGGTGCTTGCATGCGAATATAAGCCAAATGATGGTGATTTTGTTGAGCCACTCAAAAATAGTGACGTTATTCGAGATCTAGTAACAGATATGGAAAAACCTCTGAAAAGACTTATATCCGCAAAAGCCTATCCTCTTGCAATGCAACAAAAAGAGATCGATGAGCGTGAAATAGAAAAGATTGAGAGACAAAGTGATTGCATTTTGTGCCAAAGCTGTTATAGTAGTTGTCCTGTCTATGAGACCAATGACTCCTTTTTGGGTCCTTTTGCCTTGACAAGGGCATATCGATACGTTGTGGATGCAAGAGAAGAGGCAAAAAAAGAGCATATCGATGCAGTGGTGCAAAACGGAATCTGGGACTGTACACTTTGTGGTAACTGTACGATAGTCTGTCCACAGGGGATTGATCCGAAAAATGATATTTTGATGCTGCAAAGCTGGGCTGCCAAGTTTGGCTATACCAATCCCACTATGGGATCTTTTGGAAGTTTTGGATTGGAGTTTTGA
- a CDS encoding Crp/Fnr family transcriptional regulator has protein sequence MDRNAYNIELFSAVPNFIIDDINRYGKIVEFYKNMPAMNSDDTMRYFYFIIEGRIKVYQFNFETSKEQTIKILSRGDMFDVVVLMDDKPHEVVTQAYEDTKALRIPIDKVREWIDSNKDFRKLFFRYVANEMRNLEELATDLSLLDTSSRFIKLLLKNFDPSTAKLKLIHDLPHEELASLIGTVRHVVNRHIQELKKDGSLEVERKKIKLNNIAKLIDRLQLK, from the coding sequence ATGGATAGAAACGCTTACAATATAGAACTTTTTTCCGCAGTTCCAAATTTCATTATCGACGATATCAATCGATACGGCAAAATCGTTGAATTTTATAAAAACATGCCGGCAATGAATAGTGATGATACGATGCGTTATTTCTATTTTATCATAGAAGGTCGTATAAAGGTGTATCAGTTCAATTTTGAAACTTCTAAAGAACAGACAATCAAGATTTTAAGCCGTGGTGATATGTTTGATGTGGTTGTTTTGATGGATGACAAACCTCATGAAGTTGTCACCCAAGCGTATGAAGACACCAAAGCCCTTCGTATTCCAATCGATAAAGTGCGAGAGTGGATCGATAGTAACAAGGATTTTCGGAAACTTTTTTTCCGCTATGTTGCCAACGAGATGCGAAATCTTGAAGAACTTGCTACAGATTTAAGCCTTTTGGATACCTCATCCAGGTTTATCAAACTTCTTCTAAAAAATTTCGATCCATCCACTGCGAAACTCAAACTCATCCACGATCTTCCTCACGAAGAGTTGGCTTCTTTGATAGGAACTGTGCGCCATGTAGTGAATAGGCATATACAAGAGTTAAAGAAAGATGGCAGTTTGGAAGTGGAGAGAAAGAAAATCAAGCTCAACAACATTGCAAAACTGATTGATCGATTGCAACTGAAGTAG
- a CDS encoding YfdX family protein yields the protein MKKLFVSFAAASLLVSGAFASVASKAESNKAVAQAKTEVKKEQKELKIVQEAVDAVALTNKVLAELEKGNKDKAIKDLEDAIGKLEVVLSAPNAPALIPIDSAIEVVDFPGTLQDIKTAIISAKALLAQNKIQEARAILDTLRSEIVLKVVNLPLASYPAALKLAAKFLHENRINEAKNVLNQALATFVEVDVVTPIPLLQAIHLVEVAKDVAKKDKKKALEMLDEAKRDLKKAEALGYTSDSDTTYKMLEDMIAKVEKEVKGKNKAEKLFEELLEKLKEFKEKAVKKINK from the coding sequence ATGAAAAAACTCTTCGTGAGTTTTGCAGCTGCTTCACTGTTAGTCAGTGGTGCTTTTGCTTCTGTTGCAAGTAAAGCTGAATCAAACAAAGCTGTCGCGCAAGCAAAAACAGAAGTCAAAAAAGAGCAAAAAGAGCTCAAAATAGTACAAGAGGCTGTTGATGCAGTTGCATTGACCAATAAAGTACTCGCAGAGCTGGAAAAAGGAAATAAAGACAAGGCTATCAAAGATCTTGAAGATGCGATTGGAAAGCTTGAAGTAGTACTGAGTGCTCCCAACGCTCCGGCACTTATTCCAATCGACAGTGCAATCGAAGTTGTCGATTTTCCAGGGACCCTGCAAGATATCAAAACTGCGATTATTAGTGCAAAGGCGTTGTTAGCGCAAAATAAAATCCAAGAAGCACGAGCGATTCTCGATACGTTACGAAGCGAAATTGTGTTAAAAGTTGTCAATCTTCCATTAGCTTCCTATCCAGCGGCATTGAAATTAGCTGCTAAATTTTTGCATGAAAACAGAATCAATGAAGCAAAAAATGTGCTCAATCAAGCACTCGCAACATTTGTTGAGGTGGATGTTGTCACACCTATTCCACTTTTACAAGCGATTCATTTAGTGGAAGTGGCGAAAGATGTAGCGAAAAAAGATAAGAAAAAAGCGCTTGAAATGCTTGATGAGGCAAAAAGGGATTTGAAAAAAGCCGAAGCTCTTGGATACACAAGCGATTCTGATACAACATACAAGATGTTGGAGGATATGATCGCAAAAGTAGAAAAAGAGGTGAAAGGAAAAAACAAAGCTGAGAAGCTGTTTGAAGAACTCTTGGAAAAACTCAAAGAGTTTAAAGAAAAAGCTGTGAAAAAAATCAATAAATAA
- a CDS encoding DUF1931 family protein, with product MAVVGFHHLEELFRRGASLDIKKGHAKEVTDIVEQKLYDLLLMGQKAAKYNNRDVIWKYDLPITKGLEETINEFKKLEQEIELKDILERLATYPPLLELEAELEKSLPEIVGGLTLVLARIMKKLDEENRTVTHELIEKAKGVMDLTL from the coding sequence ATGGCAGTAGTAGGATTTCATCATTTAGAGGAACTGTTTCGAAGAGGTGCGAGTCTAGATATCAAAAAGGGACATGCAAAAGAGGTAACAGATATTGTGGAGCAAAAACTGTATGATTTGCTTTTAATGGGACAAAAAGCGGCAAAATACAATAATAGAGATGTTATATGGAAATATGATCTTCCTATAACAAAAGGCTTGGAAGAGACGATCAATGAGTTTAAAAAACTGGAACAAGAGATAGAGCTGAAAGATATTTTGGAGCGTCTTGCAACCTATCCTCCTCTTTTGGAGTTGGAAGCGGAGCTTGAAAAGAGCCTTCCTGAGATTGTAGGTGGTTTGACACTTGTTTTGGCAAGAATCATGAAAAAACTGGATGAAGAAAACAGAACAGTGACACATGAGCTTATTGAAAAAGCAAAAGGTGTCATGGATTTGACATTATAG
- a CDS encoding HdeD family acid-resistance protein encodes MVGYQNMLDNKELLKNFEKHSKIAGVIFLLLGLVGIFFPAIMSLTTAYFVAFLFIFSGITIGYHTWQTDKKDWLGWLKAFIYFLTGALVIFFPLPGVAALGIILAIYFFMDGFASFALSGQMKGENKYWWLILLNGILSIVIGVIFLIGWPFSSLFLVGLFVGISLFFDGIILLTMSSQIKKLEDDNS; translated from the coding sequence ATGGTTGGTTATCAAAATATGCTCGATAACAAAGAGCTACTGAAAAATTTTGAAAAGCACTCCAAAATTGCTGGAGTGATCTTTCTGCTTTTAGGATTAGTGGGAATTTTCTTTCCCGCTATCATGAGTTTGACGACAGCCTATTTCGTTGCTTTTTTATTTATATTCAGTGGGATTACCATTGGATATCATACATGGCAGACAGATAAAAAGGACTGGCTTGGATGGCTTAAAGCCTTTATTTACTTTTTAACAGGAGCACTCGTTATTTTCTTTCCACTTCCTGGAGTTGCAGCACTTGGAATCATTTTGGCCATCTACTTTTTTATGGATGGTTTTGCCTCTTTTGCTTTGTCTGGACAGATGAAGGGAGAGAATAAGTATTGGTGGCTTATTTTGCTTAATGGAATTTTGTCAATTGTTATAGGCGTGATCTTTTTAATCGGTTGGCCGTTTAGTTCACTGTTTTTAGTGGGTCTTTTTGTTGGAATCAGCCTTTTCTTTGATGGAATCATTCTTCTTACGATGAGCTCCCAAATCAAAAAACTGGAAGACGACAACTCTTAA